Within Pantoea alfalfae, the genomic segment ATCATTCCCGCTATTTTTTTGCACTGGCGGACTGATCGTTTACTGGTTCATCACGTATGAAACCCTCAGCGCCATTTTCTTCTACGCTTACTGCTCAGTCACTACTGGCATTCTATTAATTAACAACAGGGATTAACCATGTCAAAGCAGGATAACAAGATTAACGCAGTCGAAGTGATGCGCAGCGGCCAGGCCTGGAACGGTGAGGTGATTAATGCTTATCCCACCGGCGAACCTGAACTGACAGTGATGCGACTGTCACTGCCTGCCCATACGTCATTGCCCTGGCACACCCACCCGATGCCGAATGCGGCGTTTATTCTTTCCGGCACCCTGATTGTTGAGGATAAAGAGAGCGGCGAACAGCGCACGTTCACAGCAGGTGAAGCTCTGAATGAAACGGTTAACAGCGCGCATCGTGGTTACACTCTGGATGAACCCGCTGAACTGGTGATCACGTATGCCGGTGTGAAAGGACAGGAACTGACCGAGCCGCTGCCGGGAGAACCTGAAGAGTTTTAGGTGGCGGCTTTTGACATAACTCATGACGGCCGTGTTTCCGCTGCCGCTTTTTAGCCCTGAACTAAACCCCGCCCGGATTTGATTCGGATCAGTAAACGGTGTGCCTGCACAGACCAGGATGAACATTCTTTGCTCCATCCACACCCACAATGTAAAAGGATTTTTCATGGATAAGAACGTTGCCCTGCTGCTCGCGCCCGGTTTTGAAGAAGCTGAAGCCATTATCACGCTCGATATTCTTTCACGGCTTGGCGTTCGCGTGACCACTGTGGCTTGTCAGCCTTACCGGGAAGTGACCAGCTACCATCAGGTGAAGGTCGTGGCTGATGAGCTGCTGGAGGAGAATTGCGAGCGGCTGTTTGATGCGGTGATTGTGCCAGGCGGCCCGGACGGCAGCAAAAATCTGTCAGCGAATGCTGCGGTGATCGATTTTATTCGCCGGCATGATGAAGCGGGTCGTCTGGTCTGCCCAATCTGTTCCGCAGCGGCCAGAGTGCTGGCACCTCACGCGCTTTTAAAGGGACGGCGTTATGTCAGTTCCGGCACCTCTTCAGAGGGTGTGACCGATGGCGTTTATGTTAATGCATCGGTTGTGAAAGATGGCAATCTGCTGAGCGGACAGGATCTGGGCGCGGCGTTTGATTTCGCCTTCGCCATCGCTTTTACTCTGACAGGTGAGGGCGACAAAGCCACCGAACAGGCGGAACACATCAGTCATAAGCTTAAGGTGGATTTCGCTAAGCTCTGATTCGATTTTTCGCCCCCGAAGCGTCAGGCTGACGGGGCGCAAAGTCATAGCAAGAACGCTTTTTATTCACAACCAAATCCCGCATCCCGTAATACCCCTTTTGCCTGCTCTGAACCTAAGAACGTCGCCAGCCTTTGCGCCTCTGGCGTGATGACCGCACAGGCATAGCGTGCAACAGGATTAACAGCCGCCGGAATATCCAAAACCGTCAACCCCGCAGCCCGACTCAGGGCTGTCCGATAGCTGGCATAGCCGATAAACAGATCCGCCATATCCGCCTGAATAATCCACTCTGCTGCCAG encodes:
- a CDS encoding cupin domain-containing protein; the encoded protein is MSKQDNKINAVEVMRSGQAWNGEVINAYPTGEPELTVMRLSLPAHTSLPWHTHPMPNAAFILSGTLIVEDKESGEQRTFTAGEALNETVNSAHRGYTLDEPAELVITYAGVKGQELTEPLPGEPEEF
- a CDS encoding DJ-1/PfpI family protein, whose product is MDKNVALLLAPGFEEAEAIITLDILSRLGVRVTTVACQPYREVTSYHQVKVVADELLEENCERLFDAVIVPGGPDGSKNLSANAAVIDFIRRHDEAGRLVCPICSAAARVLAPHALLKGRRYVSSGTSSEGVTDGVYVNASVVKDGNLLSGQDLGAAFDFAFAIAFTLTGEGDKATEQAEHISHKLKVDFAKL